From one Electrophorus electricus isolate fEleEle1 chromosome 20, fEleEle1.pri, whole genome shotgun sequence genomic stretch:
- the LOC113582785 gene encoding rootletin isoform X1 — protein MSAQQVTSANGTEAYESNGKLEESVLSEEKRLTVRGPSPDATPTCIPARVREIVTKNLNNNASGSMSSVLSLQEENRVLQSELGRLEDLLAHSRADRDELAIKYSAISERLEQTLRLETGIADGDPSECRSLAQQNVELRRRLEEEQAAYKRKLTAYQEGQQRQAQLVQKLQAKVLQYKKKCSDLEQSLMEKSAELEQSGRAELPSDHAQREEDEPSGELEVALIHLEEEQQRSSSLSAVNAMLREQLEQAGIANEALSQDIRRLTADWTKAREELEQRESDWRREEESFHQYFSSEHSRLLTLWKQVVGFRRNVFELKSTTERDLSHMRNELAQAAQGVQLQCVGMCAAVRSQEDGSALVQEREATRRAVLEQQLRERATEMMTLQAKSDSERAELNSRLTEAVREVERLKARAEERDQEVVSLTRRLEEQNGNEDSWLHTLRAHTENLLDTLRDIAQVMLSDSDCAVLTSPSEGDSETIAVSLLPLLRPTSPQRQSSPRRPYTTPIPESSLSVLRSMVSSRHMQLQEVRGRLQSTQSSLQQLRRQLAEAELGRREAELRVQAVQGEMAEAQRERETALRERDRFRQERDKLTSEKEDVEKAVQAAHTKVQLLQLDCERLQQTVLSSQRERDREHEEREVTAQERDHAKAENERVRNQLEQSETRGSALRSELAAVKEALQQGETERQLLETEKSQLTEALHRAKSSNADLSVLIAKLHSEEATLRDTLAKLGGLNEGLAQDKSDFNTIIIQLEEEKSLLLSQRREAEQEKLTIRDELVRLEQDRLELDAARLALHQALQESELARAGMETELQMLRSDRLKLQDKVTQLCGEMSSLGAELGIARGEGERQGVALEEAGRSRAELARERAGLVVQLAASEKENAALTEEQAAFRSEREALETSLFEVQQQLVQLESRREQLETENHNLKLRNDNITAELKRLRVDRESSITQSEKERQAFQRALADAQQESQISLRNTLSDHQEELERLAREKDTLQRSLEAEQEAALRRLREELDEQLRRLERERAELQEEVHVLQHDRDQRLLQAEAEKQQALSQKETERAMLSERVCTLQAELSTAMLEVERLTREAQQLKDQERAAVGALNRELQELHVQLEETLTSHGRELRRLQESCTDQQIHADTALRELEECRALLAASEESRDSTRRELLETDKRLCQARDKGEGHRREVVELQRSLGDLTKEKDALSQSNSQLREALRAAESERISVKRQCEEKEQRLAVLDETLASAQKEAGELRTCLREVERSRLEARRELQELRRQLKVVDGEREQKAREVTELQGRLSLEEQREEDRGKEFFSLKQRLNEAEMARNSLRKELSSLQRRLSESECAWRGSERELAAQLQEARSCERKLQDEARNLTLRTQAAADASAQVQLQLSEAHGRLAATEAELVRSEAGRRDLEFRLSSLQSALSRTLGICAGGRASRGRSPTGSSPSSLISGMVSRRRSVSPMCCSLSPSKDMVDKASPDNASVSRPLSPERGDVPIPLVLPELDPETLRSGLRDFLQELREAQRDREEARGQLGALQRELEEVTAERESAQNRLSQLQNTLQECQEGKRSAEGMLSSTQALLQQQEELVRRGDRERRTISDRLRDLHRTLQSTETERKHLQEQCSKLKAGEVRLEAERRRLREALEGAESRAARVELGRRSLDGEIQRLRACIAEREAEAQGAQDRHDGMLKQAVEAEARAASLQREVDRLASLLRKAQEAEAAQRDRVQALSQSLQEATAAHSATQGRLATLQKSLTMAEQERRQLQERMEEMRASQTEGKMNMAVLTERVQTLQTERTQHQQQCAELQTELSTMQEALRQRSASLVEAQRGLQTMQAERASAEERLRALQRAVALLETEKRDSERQAVRLEKDKNALRNTLDKVERQKLQLEESTMRLSAEKGRLDLSLSTAEQELQDAQRQAALLQAQLVEMEATQSASEQSARQRADTQREVERLKASQREVEQTLAARERAHRQRVKGLEEQVTTLKEQLQQELRRSQPPLPPLPLGN, from the exons CTGGAGCAGACCCTGCGGTTGGAGACGGGCATTGCAGACGGAGACCCATCGGAGTGTCGCAGTCTGGCTCAGCAGAACGTGGAGCTGCGCAGACgtctggaggaggagcaggctgCCTACAAACGCAAACTCACCGCTTACCAGGAGGGGCAGCAGAGGCAGGCTCAGCTGGTCCAGAAACTGCAGGCCAAG GTTCTTCAGTATAAGAAGAAATGCAGTGATTTGGAGCAGTCTCTGATGGAGAAATCAgctgagctggagcagagt GGACGAGCTGAGCTGCCCAGTGACCATGCCCAGCGGGAGGAGGACGAGCCCAGTGGAGAACTGGAGGTGGCTCTCATTcatctggaggaggagcagcagag AAGCAGCAGTCTGTCTGCTGTGAATGCTATGCTACGGGAGCAGCTGGAGCAGGCAGGTATAGCCAATGAGGCGCTGAGCCAGGACATACGCAGGCTCACTGCTGATTGGACAAAAGCAAGGGAGGAGCTTGAGCAAAGGGAGTCTgattggaggagagaggaagag TCCTTCCATCAGTACTTCAGCAGTGAACACAGTCGACTGCTCACTCTCTGGAAGCAGGTGGTCGGCTTCCGCAGGAATGTCTTTGAACTCAAGAGCACCACCGAGAG GGACCTGTCACATATGCGTAATGAGCTGGCTCAAGCAGCACAGGGCgtgcagctgcagtgtgttgGCATGTGTGCGGCGGTTCGGAGTCAAGAGGATGGGTCGGCGCTGGTCCAGGAGCGCGAGGCGACCCGGCGGGCCGTTTTGGAGCAGCAGCTGAGAGAGCGAGCGACGGAGATGATGACCTTGCAGGCCAAGAGTGACTCCGAGAGAGCAGAGCTCAACAGCAG GCTGACAGAAGCTGTGCGGGAAGTGGAGAGACTGAAAGCtcgagcagaagagagagaccAGGAGGTGGTATCCCTCACCCGGAGACTGGAG gagcagAATGGGAATGAGGACTCATGGCTTCACACACTCAGAGCTCACACAGAGAATCTGCTGGACACACTGAGGGACATCGCCCAG gTGATGCTGTCAGACTCTGACTGTGCTGTTTTGACGTCTCCGTCAGAGGGAGATTCAGAGACCATAGCCGTGTCTCTGTTGCCTTTGCTCCGCCCCACGTCTCCCCAGCGTCAGTCATCTCCGCGGCGACCCTACACAACACCAATCCCAGAGTCCAGTCTTTCTGTTTTGCGCTCCATGGTGAGCAGCAGACACATGCAGCTTCAG GAGGTCAGAGGTCGCCTGCAGTCAACGCAGTCATCCCTGCAGCAGCTGCGCAGGCAGCTTGCGGAGGCAGAGTTAGGCAGGAGGGAGGCAGAACTTCGCGTGCAGGCAGTGCAAGGGGAAATGGCTgaggctcagagagagagagagacagctttgagagagagagaccggttccggcaggagagagacaagcTCACCAG tgAAAAAGAGGATGTGGAGAAGGCTGTCCAGGCTGCACATACAAaggtgcagctgctgcagctggacTGTGAGAGGTTGCAGCAGACGGTGCTGTCGTCGCAGAGAGAACGAGACCGCGAGCACGAGGAGAGGGAGGTGACCGCACAGGAGAGAGACCATGCCAAAGCAGAGAacgagagagt TCGGAACCAGCTGGAGCAGAGTGAGACTCGTGGTAGTGCTCTGCGCTCTGAACTGGCTGCAGTGAAGGAGGCTCTCCAacagggggagacagagaggcagctcCTAGAGACGGAGAAGAGCCAGCTCACTGAAGCTCTCCATAGG GCTAAGTCCAGCAACGCtgatttgtctgtgttaataGCGAAGCTGCACTCTGAGGAGGCCACACTCAGAGACACTCTGGCTAAACTGGGCGGGCTGAATGAAGGTCTGGCTCAGGACAAATCTGActttaacaccatcatcataCAG ctggaggaggagaagagtcTCCTGTTGTctcagaggagagaggcagagcaggagaaaCTGACCATCAGGGACGAGCTCGTACGCTTGGAGCAAGACAGGCTGGAGCTAGACGCTGCCCGCCTTGCTCTGCACCAAGCACTGCAAGAGTCTGAGTTAGCGAGGGCGGGGATGGAGACGGAGCTACAGATGCTCAGGTCTGACAGGCTGAAACTGCAGGATAAAGTCACACAA CTTTGTGGCGAGATGAGTTCCTTGGGGGCGGAGCTTGGTATCGCCCGTGGTGAAGGGGAGCGGCAGGGCGTGGCCCTAGAGGAGGCAGGGCGAAGCCGGGCGGAGCTAGCTCGTGAGCGGGCGGGGCTAGTGGTTCAGCTAGCGGCATCTGAGAAAGAGAATGCCGCGCTGACAGAGGAGCAGGCTGCAttcag gtcgGAGCGGGAAGCACTGGAGACAAGCCTGTTCGAGGTGCAGCAGCAGCTGGTGCAACTGGAGTCCCGCAGGGAACAGCTGGAGACGGAGAACCACAACCTGAAACTACGCAATGATAATATTACAG CGGAACTGAAGCGCCTGCGTGTGGATCGAGAGAGCTCCATCActcagagtgagaaagagcgGCAGGCATTTCAGCGGGCGCTGGCCGACGCCCAGCAGGAATCACAGATCTCTCTCCGCAACACCCTCTCTGACCACCAGGAGGAGCTAGAGAGGCTAGCCAGAGAGAAG GACACGCTGCAGCGAAGTCTGGAGGCTGAGCAGGAGGCGGCGCTGAGACGTCTGCGGGAGGAACTGGACGAGCAGCTGCGtaggctggagagagagagggcggagCTCCAGGAGGAAGTGCACGTGTTGCAGCACGATCGGGATCAGCGCCTCCTGCAGGCCgaggcagagaaacagcag GCTTTGTCtcagaaggagacagaaagggCGATGTTGTCAGAGAGAGTGTGCACCCTACAGGCTGAGCTGAGTACTGCAATGCTTGAGGTGGAAAGACTCACCAGAGAGGCCCAACAGCTGAAGGACCAAGAGAGG GCGGCGGTGGGCGCTTTGAACAGAGAGCTGCAGGAGCTACACGTGCAGCTGGAGGAGACGCTGACCTCACATGGACGGGAACTACGCAGACTCCAGGAGAGCTGCACGGACCAGCAGATCCATGCGGACACCGCTCTCCGGGAG CTAGAGGAATGTCGAGCTCTCCTCGCAGCCAGTGAGGAAAGTCGAGACAGCACAAGGCGGGAGCTTCTGGAGACGGACAAGCGACTGTGCCAAGCACGGGACAAAGGGGAGGGGCATCGGCGAGAGGTGGTGGAACTACAGCGCTCCCTCGGTGATCTCACCAAAGAAAAAGATGCTCTCAGCCAATCAAACAGCCAGCTAAGGGAGGCACTGAGGGCCGCAGAGAGTGAACGAATCAG TGTGAAGCGTCAGTGTgaggagaaggagcagaggCTGGCAGTGCTGGACGAGACGCTGGCGTCTGCACAGAAGGAGGCGGGGGAACTGCGCACCTGTCTGCGGGAGGTGGAGCGATCCCGGCTGGAGGCCAGGAGAGAACTGCAGGAACTGCGCcgacag CTGAAGGTGGTAGATGGGGAGCGAGAGCAGAAGGCGAGGGAGGTGACCGAACTCCAGGGCCGTCTCTCcctggaggagcagagggaggaggaccGAGGGAAGGAGTTCTTCTCCCTCAAACAGAGACTCAACGAGGCCGAGATGGCCAGGAACTCCCTCAGAAAGGAG ctctcCTCCCTACAGAGGCGCCTGAGCGAGAGCGAGTGCGCGTGGCGCGGCTCGGAGCGCGAGCTGGCCGCCCAGCTGCAGGAGGCGCGGAGCTGCGAGAGGAAGCTCCAGGACGAGGCACGGAACCTGACCCTGCGCACGCAGGCGGCCGCTGACGCCTCCGCCCAGGTGCAGCTGCAGCTGAGCGAGGCCCACGGCCGGCTGGCCGCCACGGAGGCAGAGCTGGTCCGCTCGGAGGCGGGACGAAGGGACCTAGAGTTCCGGCTGAGCAGCCTGCAGTCCGCCCTCTCGAGAACACTTGGCATCTGCGCCGGGGGGCGGGCCAGCCGCGGACGCAGCCCCacaggctcctccccctcctcgcTTATCTCTGGGATGGTCTCTCGGCGCAGGAGTGTGTCACCGATGTGCTGCTCACTGTCGCCCTCTAAAG ACATGGTGGATAAGGCCAGCCCTGATAACGCCAGTGTGTCTCGCCCGTTGTCTCCGGAGAGGGGAGACGTGCCTATTCCTCTCGTCCTGCCCGAGCTTGACCCGGAAACACTCCGTAGTGGCCTCCGAGACTTCCTGCAGGAGCTCAGAGAGGCCCAAAGAGACAGG gAAGAGGCTCGTGGCCAGTTGGGGGCGTTGCAGAGAGAACTAGAAGAagtgacagcagagagagaatcTGCCCAGAACCGCCTCAGTCAACTTCAGAACACACTGCAGGAGTGTCAAGAAG gtaaGCGCAGTGCAGAGGGCATGCTGAGCTCGACGCAAGCTTTActacagcagcaggaggagttggtgaggagaggggacagagagaggagaaccatTAGTGACCGTCTCAGAGACCTGCACAGAACCTTACAGAGCACAGAGACGGAACGCAAACAcctgcag gagcagtgCAGTAAGCTCAAGGCAGGTGAGGTTCGCTTAGAAGCGGAGCGTCGGAGACTGAGGGAGGCTCTTGAGGGGGCAGAGTCACGAGCTGCACGGGTGGAGCTTGGGAGGCGGAGCCTGGATGGAGAGATTCAGCGCCTCCGGGCATGTATAgctgagagagaagcagaggcacAGGGGGCACAAGACCGACATGACGGCATGCTCAAACAG GCTGTAGAGGCCGAGGCCAGGGCAGCGTCTCTCCAAAGAGAAGTGGACCGACTCGCCTCACTGCTCAGGAAGGCACAGGAAGCAGAGGCTGCTCAGAGGGACAGAGTGCAAGCGCTCTCACAGAGCCTGCAAGAAGCCACTGCGGCCCACAGTGCTACCCAAGGGCGGCTGGCCACACTGCAGAAAAGCCTGACTATGGCAGAACAGGAGCGCAGGCAGCTCCAG GAGCGCATGGAGGAGATGCGGGCGTCTCAGACTGAGGGAAAGATGAACATGGCGGTTCTTACTGAGCGTGTGCAGACTCTGCAGACAGAGCGAACCCAACACCAACAGCAGTGTGCAGAACTGCAGACGGAGCTCTCCACCATGCAGGAG GCGTTGCGCCAGCGTTCAGCCTCCCTGGTGGAGGCCCAGCGGGGTCTGCAGACGATGCAGGCGGAGCGGGCGAGTGCAGAGGAGCGTCTGAGAGCGCTGCAGAGAGCCGTCGCCCTgctggagacagagaagagggATTCAGAGAGGCAGGCCGTACGGCTCGAGAAAGACAAGAACGCCCTCAGGAATACACTGGACAAG gtggagcGGCAGAAGCTACAGCTGGAGGAGAGCACCATGCGTCTGTCTGCAGAGAAGGGGCGACTAGACCTGTCTCTCAGCACAGCCGAACAAGAACTGCAGGACGCGCAAAGACAGGCGGCCCTGCTGCAG GCCCAACTTGTGGAGATGGAAGCAACTCAGAGTGCGAGTGAGCAGTCCGCCCGTCAGCGGGCCGATACCCAGCGGGAGGTGGAGCGACTGAAAGCCAGtcagagagaggtggagcagaCACTGGCAGCTCGGGAGAGAGCTCACCGGCAGAGAGTGAAGGGCCTAGAGGAACAG